From the genome of Halomonas sp. MCCC 1A13316, one region includes:
- a CDS encoding chemotaxis protein CheW, with product MDITDFYDTFFEEAEELLADMERYLLELDVDEPDTEQLNAIFRAAHSIKGGAGTFGFDVLQRTTHLFENLLDHTRKGELKLRRDIVDIFLETKDMLSDQLNAYRNSDEPDQEAFERICETLQRLALEEIGQDLDGGASATPPPKAEPVAEAAPDKQPEEAKPADGEQRIVTLLNVGEKDRQLLVEELGQLGEVVSHQGDEQRYEVVLVSSDSDDDIEAVMCFIIDGDQFQIRPAASGQSEETADTPLVAGEGERVVTLLNVGEKDRQLLVEELGQLGEVVSQQGDEACYEVVLASSVSNDDIEAVMGFIIDAEQLHISPAGAASEAASAEKTAATPASVDAVKATDTPKPADKPVSRPTPKATNDDASKPARGKAKAKGPESSSIRVSVDKVDQIINLVGELIITQSMLDQTVSEMEGVADSALLNGMSLLQRNARDLQESVMSIRMIPMDFVFSRFPRVVRETAGKLGKEIELVTEGESTELDKSLTERIIDPLTHLVRNSLDHGIEPPDVREAAGKPRTGKLVLSAKHQGGNIVIEVIDDGAGLNRDRLLAKARENGLPVSDTMSDDEVWQLIFAPGFSTAKEVTDVSGRGVGMDVVKRNIQGMGGHVLIMSQPGEGTTIRIVLPLTLAILDGMSIKVGNEMFILPLSAVLESLQPAKEDLYAMAGDDVVLKVRDEYLPVVAVHEALDVPNAKTKLTETIAVIVQGEGRRYALLVDDLVGQQQVVVKNLETNYRKVPGVSAATILGDGSVALILDITGLHRLSRAKKEKRRPERELQSLEALTDKALET from the coding sequence ATGGATATCACGGATTTCTATGACACTTTCTTCGAGGAAGCCGAAGAGCTGCTGGCCGACATGGAGCGCTACCTGCTTGAGCTCGACGTGGACGAGCCGGATACCGAACAGCTCAATGCCATCTTTCGTGCGGCCCATTCGATCAAGGGCGGTGCCGGCACGTTCGGTTTCGACGTGCTTCAGAGAACCACTCACCTGTTCGAAAACCTGCTCGACCATACCCGCAAGGGCGAGCTCAAGCTGCGCCGGGATATCGTCGATATCTTTCTGGAAACCAAGGACATGCTCAGTGATCAGCTAAATGCCTACCGCAATAGCGACGAGCCCGATCAAGAGGCCTTCGAGCGTATCTGCGAGACGTTGCAGCGGCTGGCGCTGGAGGAAATCGGTCAGGATCTGGATGGCGGTGCCTCAGCGACACCGCCACCGAAGGCCGAGCCAGTCGCCGAGGCCGCCCCGGACAAACAGCCTGAAGAGGCTAAGCCTGCCGATGGCGAGCAGCGTATCGTGACGCTGCTGAACGTGGGCGAGAAAGATCGCCAGTTGCTGGTGGAGGAACTGGGGCAGTTGGGAGAAGTGGTCTCACACCAGGGCGACGAGCAGCGCTACGAAGTCGTGCTCGTCTCCAGCGATAGCGATGACGATATCGAAGCCGTGATGTGCTTCATCATCGATGGCGATCAGTTTCAGATCAGACCTGCCGCCTCCGGCCAGTCCGAGGAGACAGCCGACACGCCTCTCGTCGCCGGTGAAGGGGAGCGAGTCGTCACACTCTTGAATGTGGGAGAGAAGGATCGCCAGCTTCTCGTCGAGGAACTGGGCCAACTGGGCGAGGTGGTTTCACAGCAGGGTGACGAAGCCTGCTACGAGGTCGTCCTGGCTTCCTCTGTCAGCAATGACGATATCGAGGCGGTGATGGGCTTCATCATCGATGCCGAACAGCTGCACATCAGCCCCGCCGGTGCCGCCAGTGAAGCGGCAAGTGCGGAGAAAACAGCCGCAACGCCGGCATCGGTGGATGCCGTCAAGGCGACTGACACTCCCAAGCCTGCCGATAAACCAGTAAGTCGGCCGACCCCGAAAGCGACAAACGATGACGCTTCGAAGCCTGCCCGCGGCAAGGCCAAGGCAAAAGGGCCCGAGAGTTCTTCCATTCGTGTTTCCGTCGACAAGGTCGACCAGATCATCAACCTCGTTGGCGAACTGATTATCACCCAGTCGATGCTCGACCAGACCGTCAGCGAAATGGAGGGAGTCGCCGACAGCGCGCTGCTCAATGGAATGAGCCTGCTGCAGCGTAATGCCCGGGACCTGCAGGAATCGGTAATGTCGATCCGCATGATCCCGATGGATTTCGTCTTCAGCCGCTTTCCCCGGGTCGTGCGTGAGACCGCCGGCAAGCTGGGCAAGGAGATCGAGCTGGTCACCGAAGGCGAATCCACCGAGCTCGACAAGAGCCTGACCGAGCGCATCATCGACCCGCTGACGCACCTGGTGCGCAACAGCCTCGACCATGGCATCGAACCGCCCGACGTGCGCGAGGCGGCAGGCAAGCCGCGTACCGGCAAGCTGGTACTTTCGGCCAAACATCAGGGCGGCAACATCGTCATCGAAGTGATTGACGATGGTGCCGGTCTCAACCGCGACAGGCTACTGGCCAAGGCGCGCGAGAACGGCTTGCCCGTTTCCGACACCATGAGCGACGACGAGGTGTGGCAGCTCATCTTCGCCCCGGGCTTCTCTACCGCCAAGGAAGTGACCGACGTCTCCGGTCGCGGTGTCGGTATGGATGTGGTCAAACGCAACATACAGGGCATGGGCGGGCATGTGTTGATCATGTCCCAGCCAGGCGAAGGCACCACTATTCGCATCGTGCTGCCGCTGACGCTGGCGATACTGGACGGCATGTCGATCAAGGTCGGCAACGAGATGTTCATCCTGCCGCTATCCGCCGTACTCGAGTCGCTGCAGCCGGCCAAGGAGGACCTGTACGCCATGGCCGGTGACGACGTGGTGCTCAAGGTCCGTGACGAGTACCTGCCGGTCGTGGCGGTGCACGAGGCGCTGGACGTACCCAACGCCAAGACCAAGCTCACCGAAACCATCGCCGTGATCGTGCAGGGTGAGGGGCGTCGCTATGCCCTGCTGGTGGACGACCTGGTCGGTCAGCAGCAGGTAGTGGTCAAGAACCTGGAAACGAACTACCGCAAGGTGCCGGGAGTATCGGCCGCGACCATCCTCGGGGATGGCAGCGTGGCGCTGATCCTCGATATTACCGGCCTGCATCGCCTCAGCCGTGCCAAGAAAGAAAAGCGCCGGCCCGAACGCGAACTGCAATCACTCGAAGCTCTTACCGACAAAGCGCTGGAGACCTGA
- the motA gene encoding flagellar motor stator protein MotA, producing MLILLGYFVVLMCVFGGYVLAGGYLGPLYQPTELLIIGGAGVGAFIAANNGKAIKATFKIIPKLRRTKKYNKQMYMELLAVQFKLLTKVRREGMLGIERDIDTPQESALFQEHPTVLADPMIMNFMTDYLRLMVAGGMDPMEIDELMLHEIETFEQEAHIPVDAIAKVGDAMPAFGIVAAVMGVVKALTYADAGPEEMGQMIAHALVGTFLGILMGYGFINPVASSIERQVKEAEKMLQCIRITLLASLHGYAPQLAVEFGRKALHTAERPGFTELEEYVRNAKSGAAAE from the coding sequence GTGCTGATTCTACTAGGGTACTTCGTAGTCTTAATGTGCGTCTTCGGCGGCTATGTGCTGGCCGGGGGCTATCTCGGACCACTCTATCAGCCGACCGAGCTGCTGATCATCGGTGGGGCTGGGGTAGGGGCCTTCATTGCCGCCAATAACGGCAAGGCGATCAAGGCGACGTTCAAGATCATTCCCAAGCTGCGACGTACCAAGAAGTACAACAAGCAGATGTACATGGAGCTGCTGGCGGTACAGTTCAAGCTGCTGACCAAGGTGCGTCGCGAAGGCATGCTCGGCATCGAGCGCGATATCGACACCCCCCAGGAAAGCGCTCTGTTTCAGGAGCACCCCACGGTGCTGGCCGACCCGATGATCATGAATTTCATGACCGACTACCTGCGCCTGATGGTGGCCGGCGGCATGGATCCGATGGAGATCGATGAATTGATGCTCCACGAGATCGAGACCTTCGAGCAGGAAGCACATATTCCAGTGGATGCCATTGCCAAAGTGGGCGATGCCATGCCGGCATTCGGCATCGTCGCGGCAGTCATGGGGGTGGTGAAGGCGCTGACATACGCCGATGCGGGCCCCGAGGAGATGGGGCAGATGATCGCCCACGCCCTGGTCGGTACTTTCCTCGGCATCTTGATGGGCTATGGCTTCATCAATCCGGTGGCGAGCAGCATTGAACGCCAGGTCAAGGAGGCGGAGAAAATGCTCCAGTGCATCCGCATCACTCTATTGGCCAGTCTGCACGGCTACGCGCCGCAGTTGGCGGTCGAGTTCGGCCGCAAGGCGCTGCATACCGCTGAGCGTCCTGGGTTCACCGAACTCGAGGAGTACGTACGTAACGCCAAGTCGGGTGCGGCAGCAGAATGA
- a CDS encoding chemotaxis protein CheW — MNQLKDATLAAAEAHNREFLVFSLGDEEYAVDILKVQEIRGYENVTRIANAPDFIKGVTNLRGVIVPIVDLRIKFHLDKVEYGGQTVVIVVNVEDRVVGIVVDGVSDVMTLSPDQIKPAPEFGVTLSSDFLSGLGSLEDRMLVIVDIDKLLTSDEMELVERVAE; from the coding sequence ATGAACCAATTGAAAGATGCAACATTGGCCGCAGCCGAAGCCCACAACCGTGAATTCCTGGTGTTCTCGCTGGGTGACGAAGAGTATGCCGTCGACATCCTCAAGGTGCAGGAAATTCGGGGCTACGAGAACGTCACGCGCATCGCCAACGCGCCGGACTTCATCAAGGGCGTGACCAACCTGCGCGGGGTCATCGTGCCCATCGTCGACCTGCGCATCAAGTTCCACCTCGACAAGGTGGAGTACGGCGGCCAGACCGTGGTCATCGTGGTCAACGTCGAGGACAGGGTCGTCGGTATCGTCGTCGATGGCGTGTCCGACGTGATGACGCTCTCGCCCGACCAGATCAAGCCGGCACCTGAATTCGGCGTGACCCTCTCGTCGGACTTCCTCAGCGGGCTGGGTAGCCTCGAGGATCGCATGCTGGTGATCGTCGATATCGACAAGCTGCTGACCAGCGACGAGATGGAACTGGTCGAACGCGTGGCTGAGTGA
- a CDS encoding methyl-accepting chemotaxis protein, giving the protein MKYLDNLTVRASWFLVLLFFCAMLVALSALGLYALQQGSTAVAAMAPHAAESGAAYQASFTATADLIRLAIVAMLAGSAVVMGIVVWGISVNVLRPLARLVGYFEGLAQGNLSQPVENRGNNEIGRLFTSLRHMQDGLSGTVGTVRSSSESIYLGAQEIAEGNGELSSRTEQQAASLAETASSMEELASTVEQNADNARQASQLAAEASRTAAQGGEVVGEVVSTMHDISESSHKMSDIIGVIDTIAFQTNILALNASVEAARAGEHGRGFAVVAQEVRNLAGRSASAAGEIRVLIKASLEKVDVGTARVDQAGQTMGEIVAAVQRVSDIMNEIASASLEQSNGIGQVNQAVTQMDQVTQQNAALVQQAATAATQLEAEAARLREAVLRFRLAGQAEESSSARQRTERMSHQAEPAKALPSAVHRDPLPSGRSNGANDASSGSRNEKIEEEWASF; this is encoded by the coding sequence GTGAAGTATCTCGACAACCTGACAGTCCGGGCCAGCTGGTTTCTGGTACTGCTGTTCTTCTGCGCGATGCTTGTCGCGCTGAGTGCCTTGGGCCTCTATGCGCTGCAGCAAGGTAGTACCGCCGTCGCTGCCATGGCACCGCATGCGGCGGAGTCTGGCGCTGCCTACCAGGCATCGTTTACCGCTACGGCCGATCTGATACGCCTGGCGATCGTTGCCATGCTGGCGGGTTCGGCAGTGGTCATGGGCATCGTGGTCTGGGGCATCAGCGTCAACGTGCTGCGACCACTCGCCCGTCTGGTCGGGTACTTCGAGGGCTTGGCGCAGGGCAATCTCTCCCAGCCGGTGGAAAACCGCGGCAACAACGAAATTGGGCGTCTCTTCACTTCGCTCAGGCACATGCAGGACGGACTGTCGGGCACGGTGGGCACCGTGCGCAGCAGCAGCGAGAGCATCTACCTGGGGGCCCAGGAGATCGCCGAAGGCAACGGCGAGCTGTCGTCCCGCACCGAACAGCAGGCCGCCTCGTTGGCCGAGACCGCTTCCAGCATGGAGGAACTGGCTTCCACGGTGGAACAGAACGCCGACAATGCGCGCCAGGCCAGCCAACTGGCCGCCGAGGCATCGCGCACCGCCGCCCAGGGGGGCGAGGTGGTCGGTGAGGTCGTCTCGACCATGCACGACATCAGCGAAAGCTCGCACAAGATGTCCGACATCATCGGTGTCATCGACACGATTGCGTTCCAGACCAATATCCTCGCCTTGAACGCCTCGGTCGAAGCGGCACGTGCCGGCGAGCACGGCCGTGGCTTCGCCGTGGTGGCTCAGGAAGTACGCAACCTTGCGGGGCGCAGCGCCTCGGCGGCAGGTGAGATCCGGGTGCTGATCAAGGCTTCTCTCGAGAAGGTGGATGTCGGTACTGCCCGAGTGGACCAGGCCGGCCAGACCATGGGTGAGATCGTGGCCGCTGTTCAGCGGGTAAGCGACATAATGAACGAGATCGCCTCGGCCTCGCTGGAGCAGAGCAACGGTATCGGTCAGGTCAACCAGGCCGTGACCCAGATGGATCAAGTGACTCAGCAGAATGCGGCGTTGGTGCAACAGGCCGCCACGGCGGCGACCCAGCTCGAGGCCGAGGCCGCTCGCCTGCGCGAGGCCGTATTGCGCTTCCGGCTGGCTGGGCAGGCGGAGGAGTCCTCTAGCGCACGCCAGCGCACGGAGCGCATGAGCCATCAAGCAGAGCCGGCGAAGGCCCTGCCGTCAGCAGTACATCGCGATCCGCTGCCTTCCGGTCGCTCTAATGGTGCCAACGACGCATCGAGTGGGTCGAGAAACGAAAAAATAGAAGAAGAGTGGGCCTCGTTCTGA
- the motB gene encoding flagellar motor protein MotB, with the protein MSAGGDKRPIIIRRKKVVHAHHGGSWKIALADFMTALMALFLVMWILSVASPEQREGVSDYFSTPLVSAVTGGDRAGSTKVIPGGGPDPAHSEGERARIDTREFSRPSEQQRRFFMDLQRRIETVIEADPELRELRQQMRFDLTPEGLRIQLLDTEQRPMFAIGSDRVEPYMRNLLRTIAPLLNDLPNDLSIGGHTDSRPYAGGYRGYSNWELSNGRANASRRELVAGGLDSDKLLRVSGFADRVLLPDTDPFDADNRRIELLVLLPEVAEYIRRPNILNGPGVPSPMSTRSDSEADQVPVQQFTEGLRRALNPE; encoded by the coding sequence ATGAGTGCGGGTGGCGACAAGCGCCCGATCATCATTCGGCGCAAGAAAGTAGTCCACGCTCACCATGGTGGCAGCTGGAAGATCGCCCTGGCCGACTTCATGACGGCGTTGATGGCGCTGTTTCTGGTCATGTGGATTCTCTCTGTGGCAAGCCCGGAGCAGCGTGAGGGCGTCTCCGATTACTTCAGTACGCCGCTCGTCAGTGCGGTCACCGGCGGGGATCGTGCCGGCAGCACCAAGGTCATTCCCGGTGGCGGCCCCGATCCGGCCCACAGTGAAGGAGAGCGGGCCAGAATCGATACTCGGGAGTTTTCGCGCCCAAGCGAGCAACAGCGGCGCTTCTTCATGGACCTGCAGCGGCGCATAGAGACGGTGATCGAAGCCGACCCCGAGCTGCGTGAACTGCGCCAGCAGATGCGCTTCGACCTGACGCCCGAAGGGTTGCGTATCCAGTTGCTCGATACCGAGCAGCGGCCGATGTTTGCCATCGGCAGCGACCGCGTCGAACCCTACATGCGCAACCTGTTACGGACTATCGCACCGCTGCTCAACGATCTGCCCAATGACCTGAGCATCGGCGGTCACACCGATAGTCGCCCCTACGCGGGTGGGTATCGAGGCTACAGCAACTGGGAGCTGTCAAACGGTCGAGCCAATGCCTCTCGCCGAGAGCTGGTGGCCGGTGGGCTCGACTCGGACAAGCTGCTGCGGGTATCAGGCTTCGCCGACCGTGTGCTGCTACCCGATACCGATCCGTTCGATGCGGATAACCGTCGAATCGAGCTGCTGGTGCTGTTGCCGGAGGTTGCGGAGTATATTCGCCGTCCGAACATTCTGAACGGCCCCGGCGTGCCGAGCCCGATGAGCACCCGCTCTGACAGCGAAGCCGATCAGGTTCCCGTACAACAGTTCACTGAAGGCCTGCGTCGTGCTCTCAATCCCGAGTAG
- a CDS encoding methyl-accepting chemotaxis protein, translating into MRNNQPVTQREYQLGDQQLLITRTDLDGRITYANAAFVEVSGFEHDELIGANHNIIRHPDMPVEAFADLWDVVKKGGSWQGLVKNRRKNGDHYWVRATVTPIVEEGKCLGYTSVRTVVEAGTSEAAERAYARIRAGRSGLAIRKGRLVRRGPLGWLARINLHSIRARLSMLTFSALLLLAISGGVGLYGLEASGQRLAELNRDGLQDVIRLQQLGQLVNEGPQGLSAEQRMDILGERHQRAEGLSRIAGQLTGLWGDYLDREVNRTPMALEFDASLTSFLTDGLAPMAEALGGEEAFDAMMALNNQTASLRESADALITQVNQLIEQQRLAALGMAEEAEQGQQQMLMGQLGFMALGFVLLLVISLWIMRAITRPVRRASDFTLQIASGNLAVATPKQTRDEIGALLGSLDTMRKSLYSTTERVQQGIDVVTPASRSIARGNEDLSARTEQQAASLQETASSMEEMTTTVQQNTDNARQASGLALDNAGRVRDTGELMHGVVQTMQRITAGAEKMKDIINVIDSIAFQTNILALNASVEAARAGEQGRGFAVVAGEVRNLAGRSADAAKEIRQLIDGSASEIHEGASQVQRAESAMAEVVTASQRVNDIMSEITAASEEQSSGIGQINQAITEMDQVTQQNAERVQQSARAAGDLQHQAEQLAQAIRVYRLRGAGPEIVSSQPKGQGHQPAGREPVTMALGLQHDPRPAKRAPAKASKHVVEEEWETF; encoded by the coding sequence ATGCGCAACAATCAGCCAGTCACGCAACGGGAATACCAGCTGGGCGATCAGCAGCTTCTGATCACCCGTACCGACCTTGATGGCCGGATTACCTATGCCAACGCTGCCTTCGTCGAGGTCAGCGGCTTCGAGCATGACGAACTCATCGGGGCGAACCATAACATCATTCGTCACCCCGACATGCCGGTGGAGGCCTTTGCCGATCTGTGGGATGTGGTCAAGAAAGGCGGATCCTGGCAGGGGTTGGTCAAGAATCGGCGCAAGAATGGCGACCACTACTGGGTGCGGGCTACGGTCACGCCGATTGTCGAGGAAGGCAAGTGTCTCGGCTATACCTCGGTCCGTACAGTCGTCGAAGCTGGCACTTCAGAAGCCGCTGAACGTGCCTATGCGAGGATTCGCGCCGGACGTTCCGGCCTCGCCATTCGTAAAGGCAGACTGGTGCGCCGGGGTCCACTGGGCTGGCTGGCGCGTATCAACCTGCACTCCATCCGCGCTCGCCTCTCCATGCTCACCTTTTCGGCACTGTTGCTGCTCGCGATCAGTGGCGGCGTGGGGCTCTATGGTCTGGAGGCATCGGGGCAGCGTCTGGCGGAGCTGAACCGTGACGGCTTGCAGGACGTCATACGCCTGCAACAGCTCGGCCAATTGGTCAATGAGGGACCGCAGGGGCTCAGCGCCGAGCAGCGCATGGATATCCTGGGCGAGCGGCACCAGCGAGCCGAGGGACTTTCCCGTATCGCCGGGCAGCTTACCGGGCTGTGGGGCGACTACCTGGATCGCGAAGTCAACCGTACGCCGATGGCGCTCGAGTTCGATGCTTCTTTGACGAGCTTCCTGACCGATGGCTTGGCCCCCATGGCCGAGGCGTTGGGAGGAGAAGAAGCCTTCGATGCCATGATGGCGCTGAACAACCAGACGGCGTCGCTGCGTGAAAGCGCGGATGCCCTGATCACCCAGGTGAACCAACTGATCGAGCAGCAGCGCCTGGCGGCGCTGGGCATGGCGGAAGAGGCCGAGCAGGGGCAACAGCAGATGCTGATGGGACAACTGGGTTTCATGGCGCTCGGCTTCGTGCTGCTGCTGGTCATAAGTTTGTGGATCATGCGGGCGATTACCCGGCCGGTACGCCGCGCGTCCGATTTCACCTTGCAGATCGCCTCGGGCAACCTGGCGGTGGCGACGCCGAAGCAGACGCGCGACGAGATCGGCGCGCTGCTCGGCTCGCTCGATACCATGCGCAAGAGTCTCTACAGCACTACCGAGCGTGTGCAGCAGGGCATCGACGTCGTGACCCCGGCATCGCGTTCCATCGCTCGTGGCAATGAGGACCTCTCGGCGCGCACCGAGCAGCAGGCCGCCTCGCTGCAAGAGACCGCCTCCAGCATGGAGGAGATGACCACCACGGTGCAGCAGAATACCGACAATGCGCGGCAAGCCAGCGGCCTGGCGCTGGACAACGCTGGCCGCGTGCGCGATACCGGCGAGTTGATGCATGGCGTGGTGCAGACCATGCAGCGCATCACGGCCGGCGCCGAGAAGATGAAGGACATCATCAACGTGATCGACTCGATCGCCTTCCAGACCAACATCCTGGCGCTGAACGCCTCGGTGGAAGCGGCGCGGGCGGGTGAGCAGGGGCGTGGCTTCGCCGTGGTGGCCGGTGAGGTGCGCAACCTGGCCGGACGCAGCGCGGATGCCGCCAAGGAGATTCGCCAGTTGATCGACGGCTCGGCCAGCGAGATTCACGAGGGGGCCAGCCAGGTGCAGCGCGCCGAGAGTGCGATGGCCGAGGTGGTGACGGCCTCGCAGCGGGTCAATGACATCATGAGCGAGATCACGGCGGCGTCCGAGGAACAGAGCAGCGGCATCGGCCAGATCAACCAGGCCATCACCGAGATGGATCAGGTGACCCAGCAAAATGCCGAGCGCGTACAACAGAGCGCGCGGGCGGCAGGCGATCTGCAGCACCAGGCAGAGCAACTGGCCCAGGCCATTCGTGTCTACCGCCTGCGCGGGGCTGGCCCCGAAATCGTGTCCAGCCAGCCAAAGGGGCAAGGGCACCAGCCTGCCGGCAGGGAGCCAGTGACCATGGCGCTTGGGTTGCAGCACGATCCGCGCCCCGCCAAGCGGGCTCCTGCCAAAGCGAGCAAGCACGTCGTGGAAGAAGAGTGGGAGACTTTCTGA
- a CDS encoding methyl-accepting chemotaxis protein, translating to MRDNQPVTQREFKLSDEHLLITRTDLEGRITYANSAFVEVSGYSHEELIGAPHNLIRHPDMPQEAFDDLWKTIKKGASWQGVIKNRRKDGDHYWVQATVTPILEEDKCQGYTSVRTRPDAAVAEAAARAYAQLREGRQKLAVRQGQLVRRGLLGALSRINLHTIRAKLIALTLVPVLLLLLSGGVGLHGLKVSGDRVAQINGNGVQDIADLQRIDQLLSQLTTDLERPVRNPRALRLEQIQELADQSEGVVERIDASWVSFLDGEDTAREEVTALDAQLGVAVDNGIRPTLQALIDGSGFAAYEAYNDVLRPEVDAISQSINVLVEGKLDYANQLAEEAERGQAVMLTGQIAALTIGILFLILLGFWTLRAITRPVRRAVDFTLQIAAGNLAVRSPDRARDEIGVLLGALNTMRKSLYSTTRSVQQGIDVVTPASRSIASSNEDLSARTEQQAASLQETASSMEEMTTTVQQNTDNARQASGLALDNAGRVRDTGELMHGVVQTMQRITAGAEKMKDIINVIDSIAFQTNILALNASVEAARAGEQGRGFAVVAGEVRNLAGRSADAAKEIRQLIDGSASEIHEGASQVQRAESAMAEVVTASQRVNDIMGEITAASEEQSSGIGQINQAITEMDQVTQQNAERVQQSARAAGDLQRQAELLDRAIRVFRLRGTGLEQVPVAAVREQEQTSENTGRSRSATPALSHDPLPVKRAHVKTSKATADEEWETF from the coding sequence ATGCGCGACAATCAGCCGGTGACACAGCGGGAATTCAAGTTGAGCGATGAGCACCTGCTTATCACTCGCACGGATCTGGAGGGGCGGATCACCTACGCCAATTCGGCGTTCGTCGAAGTCAGTGGTTATTCCCATGAGGAGCTCATCGGTGCTCCGCATAACCTGATTCGTCATCCCGACATGCCGCAGGAGGCCTTCGACGATCTGTGGAAGACGATAAAGAAGGGCGCTTCCTGGCAAGGGGTGATCAAGAACCGGCGCAAGGATGGTGACCACTACTGGGTACAGGCGACGGTCACGCCGATTCTCGAGGAGGACAAGTGCCAGGGCTACACCTCAGTACGCACGCGTCCCGATGCGGCTGTCGCCGAAGCGGCAGCTCGCGCCTATGCCCAGCTTCGTGAAGGGCGACAGAAACTGGCCGTAAGGCAGGGCCAATTGGTGCGGCGCGGACTGCTGGGTGCGCTCTCGCGGATCAACCTTCATACCATCCGCGCCAAGCTGATCGCCCTGACCCTGGTGCCGGTATTGCTGTTGCTGCTCAGCGGGGGCGTGGGACTCCACGGCCTCAAGGTATCGGGTGACCGCGTAGCCCAAATCAACGGCAACGGCGTGCAGGATATCGCCGATCTTCAGCGTATCGACCAGTTGCTGAGCCAGTTGACGACCGACCTGGAGCGTCCGGTACGCAACCCCAGGGCGTTGCGTCTGGAGCAGATTCAAGAGCTGGCCGATCAATCCGAAGGTGTCGTCGAGCGAATCGATGCCTCCTGGGTAAGCTTCCTCGACGGCGAGGATACCGCCCGCGAAGAAGTCACTGCTCTCGATGCCCAGCTTGGCGTCGCCGTCGACAACGGCATCCGACCCACGCTGCAAGCGCTGATAGACGGCAGCGGCTTTGCCGCCTATGAAGCCTATAACGATGTGCTGCGCCCGGAAGTCGATGCCATCAGCCAGAGCATCAACGTACTGGTCGAGGGCAAGCTCGACTATGCCAACCAACTGGCCGAAGAGGCCGAGCGCGGCCAAGCCGTAATGCTCACGGGCCAAATTGCGGCACTGACGATCGGCATCCTGTTCCTGATCCTGCTGGGGTTCTGGACCCTGCGGGCGATTACTCGCCCGGTGCGCCGCGCCGTTGATTTCACCCTGCAGATCGCTGCGGGCAACTTGGCGGTACGCTCCCCCGATCGTGCGCGCGACGAAATCGGTGTGCTGCTCGGTGCGCTGAATACCATGCGCAAGAGCCTCTACAGCACCACTCGCAGCGTTCAACAAGGCATCGACGTCGTGACCCCGGCATCGCGTTCCATCGCCAGTAGCAACGAGGACCTCTCGGCGCGCACCGAGCAGCAGGCCGCCTCGCTGCAGGAGACCGCCTCCAGCATGGAGGAGATGACTACCACGGTGCAGCAGAACACCGACAATGCGCGGCAAGCCAGCGGTCTGGCCCTGGACAATGCCGGGCGCGTACGCGACACCGGCGAGCTGATGCATGGCGTGGTGCAGACCATGCAGCGCATCACGGCCGGCGCCGAGAAGATGAAGGACATCATCAACGTGATCGACTCGATCGCCTTCCAGACCAACATCCTGGCGTTGAACGCCTCGGTGGAGGCGGCGCGGGCGGGTGAGCAGGGGCGTGGCTTCGCCGTGGTAGCCGGTGAGGTGCGCAACCTGGCCGGACGCAGCGCGGATGCCGCCAAGGAGATCCGCCAGTTGATCGACGGCTCGGCCAGCGAGATCCATGAGGGCGCCAGCCAGGTACAGCGCGCCGAGAGCGCGATGGCCGAGGTGGTGACGGCCTCGCAGCGGGTCAATGACATCATGGGCGAGATCACGGCAGCGTCCGAGGAGCAGAGCAGCGGCATCGGCCAGATCAACCAGGCCATCACCGAGATGGACCAGGTGACCCAGCAGAATGCCGAGCGCGTGCAACAGAGCGCACGGGCGGCAGGCGATCTGCAGCGTCAGGCGGAGCTTCTCGACAGGGCAATTCGTGTCTTCCGGCTGCGTGGCACCGGACTCGAGCAGGTCCCTGTCGCCGCTGTGAGAGAGCAGGAGCAGACCTCGGAAAACACAGGGCGGTCACGCTCAGCAACCCCCGCCTTGTCGCATGACCCGCTTCCCGTGAAGCGTGCTCATGTTAAAACAAGCAAGGCGACAGCCGATGAAGAGTGGGAAACATTTTGA